CTATGACGCTCAGGAACTAATCGCGCATTTCCCCGGCCCAACTCATCCTTGAATTGGGCTGCAAATTTCAATTAGGGTGCCTTCCTTGGCTCGGACGTAGGCGACGGTTTGACCCCAGGGCTTCTCAGTGGGTGGGCTGATAGCTGTTGCGCCAGCGGTGATCGCCCGATCATAAGCCGCTTGTACCTGCTCATCCACAAATGCCAGCTCATAACCAAATGGCAACCCTTGGGATGAAACTTTTTGATATTGCCCATTGAAGTTGGCTTCGCCCATGGAATGCGCGGCAAAGGCGAGGGTCACATCGCCGGTTTGCATTTCTCCATAGTCGGTACTGCCGTCATTGTCGTAGATAAATCCGGCTTCAAAGCCGAATGCCTGAGTGTAAAACTCAATGGTTTGGCGAACGTCTTCAACATAGATAATCGTGTAACCAAATTTCATTATGGTTGGCCCCTGATAAGTGATGGCTAATTCATCTTAGCAATGCGAACGTCTGATCTAGTGACTGTGGTTGATCGGTTAATGTAACTGGCGTAATTTCGAGATCGTAACCCTTGAACAAGCAGGATTTCGTTGTTGCTTTAATCAACATTAACCATGCAATGCGCTTGCTGCATGGCAATCGGGAGTGGCTTTAATCAGCGGTTGAGGTCGTTCTGTGCAATTGTCGAAAATCTATCGATCGTCCTATGCCGCTGGGCTGACTTCCTCACGTGAAGAAACCGAAACACCCGTGATCTCGCTGAATAAGCCGTTGCTTCTGCAGCATATGTGAATAGCATCGACCGATTGGGTCGTAGAGAAATGTGAGACGGGCTCTACCGCGACTTTTTTCGACTTAGTGTTTTCCCTTTGGGAGGTTCGACGATGCGCCAATATTTATTTGCGACTTTCGGTTTGGGTTTGCTGATGGCGACGCCGGTGCAAGCTGCCCCTACCTTCAATGTGACGAGTACAGTGGATGCCGCCGATACAAATCCTGGTGATGGTAAATGTGAGGCCAATGTCATTGGTGGATTTACGAAAGCGACTGCGGTGCAGCCGCTCAAATTGACCCAGCGCTGGCGGGTTGCGGATGTTCTGGCGGGCCGGGTCGTTGAGTTGGGGCCAGTGTTT
The nucleotide sequence above comes from Romeriopsis navalis LEGE 11480. Encoded proteins:
- a CDS encoding VOC family protein, whose protein sequence is MKFGYTIIYVEDVRQTIEFYTQAFGFEAGFIYDNDGSTDYGEMQTGDVTLAFAAHSMGEANFNGQYQKVSSQGLPFGYELAFVDEQVQAAYDRAITAGATAISPPTEKPWGQTVAYVRAKEGTLIEICSPIQG